A DNA window from Candidatus Binatia bacterium contains the following coding sequences:
- a CDS encoding acetyl-CoA C-acyltransferase, translating to MSREVWVIDAVRTPIGRRGGALAGVRPDDLAATVLRAIVERNALDPAAIDDVYFGAANQSGEDNRNVARMAVLLAGLPVEVPGVTFNRLCASSLSAINSAAQAIAFGDGDLVVAGGVESMTRAPYVLPKSDAPFGGKQRLFDTTLGWRMVNPSMEPRWTISLGETAENVAERYGIGREEQDRFAYESQMRCKAAMERGAFAQEIVAVADLARDEHPRPETTLDVLATLRPAFRNDGTVTAGNSSGINDGAAAVLLCEAKTAERRGLVPMARFVASASAGVAPEVMGIGPIPATHKALDRARITASQLDLCEINEAFASQAIACVRELGLDPEKTNVNGGAIALGHPLGASGARIVTTLLHELRRRGGRYGLATMCVGVGQGVATVFERVE from the coding sequence GTGAGCCGCGAGGTCTGGGTGATCGATGCGGTGCGCACGCCGATCGGCCGCCGCGGCGGCGCGCTCGCCGGCGTTCGCCCCGACGACCTGGCGGCAACGGTGCTGCGCGCGATCGTCGAGCGCAACGCCCTGGATCCGGCAGCGATCGACGACGTCTACTTCGGCGCGGCGAATCAGAGCGGCGAAGATAACCGCAACGTCGCGCGCATGGCGGTCCTGCTCGCGGGGCTGCCGGTCGAAGTTCCCGGCGTCACGTTCAATCGTCTCTGCGCCTCGAGTCTCTCGGCGATTAACTCGGCGGCGCAGGCGATCGCCTTCGGCGACGGCGATCTCGTCGTCGCGGGCGGCGTCGAATCCATGACGCGCGCCCCGTACGTGCTGCCGAAGAGCGACGCGCCGTTCGGGGGCAAGCAGCGCCTCTTCGATACGACGCTGGGCTGGCGCATGGTCAATCCTTCGATGGAGCCGCGCTGGACGATCTCGCTCGGCGAGACCGCGGAGAACGTCGCCGAACGCTACGGCATCGGGCGCGAAGAGCAAGACCGGTTCGCATACGAATCGCAGATGCGATGCAAGGCGGCGATGGAACGGGGCGCGTTCGCGCAAGAGATCGTCGCGGTCGCGGATCTGGCGCGCGACGAGCATCCGCGGCCCGAGACGACGCTCGACGTGCTCGCGACCCTGCGTCCCGCATTCAGGAACGATGGAACCGTCACGGCGGGTAACTCGTCGGGCATCAACGACGGCGCGGCGGCGGTGCTGCTCTGCGAAGCGAAGACCGCCGAGCGGCGCGGGCTCGTCCCGATGGCGCGTTTCGTCGCGTCGGCTTCGGCCGGCGTCGCGCCCGAGGTCATGGGCATCGGGCCGATTCCCGCGACGCACAAGGCGCTCGATCGAGCGCGCATAACGGCGTCGCAGCTCGACCTCTGCGAGATCAACGAAGCGTTTGCCTCGCAGGCGATCGCATGCGTTCGCGAGCTGGGGCTCGATCCCGAAAAGACGAACGTCAACGGCGGAGCGATCGCGCTCGGTCATCCCCTCGGCGCGAGCGGCGCGCGGATCGTTACGACGCTTCTCCACGAGCTGCGCCGGCGCGGCGGCCGGTATGGCCTGGCCACGATGTGCGTCGGCGTCGGGCAGGGCGTCGCAACGGTATTCGAGCGCGTCGAGTAG
- a CDS encoding 3-hydroxyacyl-CoA dehydrogenase NAD-binding domain-containing protein, producing the protein MAERWLVVGGGTMGSGIAFLGARGGYDVEIVEPLPAARERARAQLERDAERAGDGAILGRISWSDAIPSRSEAALAIEAVPERFELKRDVLVALAGALSPEALIATNTSSLSVEELADAVAHPERVIGMHFFNPPARMELVEIVGAPQSGDGAIERAFEIAARIGKTAVFASDTPGFIVNRVARPFYLQALRALDRGVASIEELDALARSAGFRMGPFELMDFIGLDVNLATTESVYLRTQADRLAPVARQRRMVEEGLLGRKSGAGFYEYGDGRAARFDPAPAPVASGLDETESVAIVGYGGLADEIAQLCEERYAKVQRVASDELLDELSLDATIVVDVGNGSADRGEVIAELDSLLGPETLFFVDAYATDLAACAQRLRHPQRLVGYGILGSLEGQSAVEIADSEAVSDDALELAQEFCGVLGKSAILVEDLPGLFLGRTVGSIVNEAIVAVAEEVASPDDVDVAMRLGANYPIGPIAWGREIGGARVARILNRLADAEGEAFAPHRSLWILDVEEAPPVEGEVTE; encoded by the coding sequence ATGGCGGAGCGCTGGTTAGTGGTCGGCGGCGGTACGATGGGGTCCGGCATCGCGTTTCTCGGGGCGCGCGGCGGGTACGACGTCGAGATCGTCGAGCCGCTTCCGGCGGCCCGCGAGCGCGCGCGCGCGCAGTTGGAACGCGACGCCGAGCGAGCCGGCGACGGAGCCATTCTCGGCCGGATTTCGTGGTCCGACGCGATCCCGTCCCGCTCCGAGGCGGCGCTCGCGATCGAGGCCGTTCCCGAACGCTTCGAGCTGAAGCGCGACGTTCTCGTCGCGCTCGCGGGCGCGCTCTCGCCCGAGGCGCTGATCGCGACGAACACCTCGTCGCTCTCGGTCGAAGAGCTCGCCGATGCCGTCGCGCATCCGGAACGCGTGATCGGCATGCACTTCTTCAATCCGCCGGCAAGGATGGAGCTGGTCGAGATCGTCGGAGCGCCGCAGAGCGGCGACGGAGCGATCGAGCGCGCGTTCGAGATCGCGGCGCGGATCGGCAAGACGGCGGTCTTCGCTTCCGATACGCCCGGATTCATCGTCAATCGCGTCGCCCGTCCGTTCTATCTGCAGGCGCTGCGAGCGCTCGATCGAGGCGTCGCTTCGATCGAAGAGCTCGACGCGCTCGCGCGCTCTGCCGGATTTCGCATGGGACCGTTCGAGCTGATGGACTTCATCGGGCTCGACGTCAACCTCGCGACGACGGAATCGGTCTACCTTCGAACGCAGGCGGATCGCCTTGCGCCGGTCGCGCGCCAGCGGCGCATGGTGGAGGAAGGGCTGCTCGGGCGCAAGAGCGGCGCCGGCTTCTACGAGTACGGCGACGGGCGCGCGGCGCGCTTCGATCCGGCGCCGGCGCCGGTCGCAAGCGGTCTGGACGAGACGGAGTCGGTCGCTATCGTCGGCTACGGCGGGCTCGCCGACGAGATCGCGCAGCTCTGCGAAGAGCGGTACGCGAAGGTCCAGCGCGTCGCGAGCGACGAGCTGCTCGACGAACTCTCGCTCGACGCCACGATCGTCGTCGACGTCGGGAACGGCAGCGCGGATCGCGGCGAGGTGATCGCCGAGCTCGACTCGCTCCTCGGCCCCGAGACGCTCTTCTTCGTGGATGCGTACGCGACGGATCTGGCGGCCTGCGCCCAGCGCCTGCGTCATCCGCAGCGGCTCGTCGGGTATGGCATCCTCGGGTCGCTCGAAGGGCAGAGCGCCGTCGAGATCGCCGACTCCGAGGCGGTCTCCGACGACGCCCTGGAACTCGCGCAAGAATTCTGCGGCGTCCTCGGCAAGAGCGCGATCTTAGTCGAGGACCTGCCGGGTCTCTTTCTCGGGCGGACGGTCGGTTCGATCGTCAACGAGGCGATCGTCGCGGTCGCCGAAGAGGTCGCCTCGCCCGACGACGTGGACGTCGCGATGCGGCTCGGCGCGAACTATCCGATCGGGCCGATCGCGTGGGGACGCGAGATCGGCGGCGCGCGCGTGGCGCGCATCCTCAACCGTCTGGCGGACGCCGAGGGCGAGGCCTTCGCTCCGCATCGCTCGCTTTGGATTCTCGACGTCGAGGAAGCGCCGCCGGTCGAAGGTGAGGTGACGGAGTGA